The sequence AACGCAAAATACATACATTCATCTCTGGCCTTACGGTATTTAAGGGAATATTGCCGCCCGGTATGCGCCGACATAGTGGTAAAGGAATATTCCATAAACAACGGCCTGCTCGATATTCTCGGTGATATCTACCGGGAAAAGCCGGGCGTTATCGGTATGGCCTGCTATATCTGGAACATCGAAATGACGCTTACGCTTGCGGGTCTCATTAAGAAAGTACTCCCTGATACGGCGATCGTTCTGGGAGGACCGGAAGTTTCTTACGACCCCGCCGAGGTGATGGTTAGTCATGCGGCGGTTGATTATATCGTACAAGGCGAGGGCGAAGAAACGCTCTACCGTCTGCTTTGTTCTTTGCAAAGCGGCAAAGGCGTGGCACAAATCGAGGGGCTTGCCTATCGCCATGAGGGGCGGGTAGTGGTCAATGGTGGTCCGCAGATTGTGCACGATCTTTCATGTATTCCCTTTCCGTATAGCGATGAAGATATGGCGCAGCTCGCGGATAAAATTATCTATTACGAAAGTTCCCGCGGCTGTCCTTTTTCCTGCCAATATTGTTTGTCAAGCGCTACCACAGGGGTACGGTTTTTCCCTTTAGAGCGCGTCTATCGTGATATGGAATTTTTTATTCGTCACGATGTGAAACAAGTGAAATTTGTCGACCGCACCTTTAATGCCAAAAAGGAACATTACTTTCCCTTGTGGCAGTTTTTGGCCCGTCAGAACTGCCGGACTAATTTTCATTTTGAAATTGCGGCCGATATTTTGGATGATGAGGTACTGGCGTTTCTGGCGCAGGTACCGCCCGGCCGCTTTCAGTTTGAAATTGGCGTTCAGTCAACTTATGAACCTACACTTGCGGAAATAAAGCGGCGCAATGATTGGTCCCGGATTGCCCGCAATGTGCTTAAACTGCGCTCTTACGCTAATATTCACCTGCATCTTGATCTTATTGTCGGTCTGCCTTATGAAACATACGAACGTTTTGGCCGGTCGTTTAACGATCTCTATGCCCTACAGCCTCATATGCTCCAAATCGGGTTCCTCAAGCTGCTGAAAGGTTCAGGCATTCGCCAGCGGGCCGGACAGCATGGTTATGTATTTATGGACACGGCGCCCTATCAGGTGCTAGCCAACAATTATCTGACTTATGGCGAAGTGCGCAAGCTCCAAATCCTCGAGGAAGTGTTCAATCAAACGTACAATAGCGGTCGTTTTCCGGCGACGCTGCGCTGGTTGGTTGATTGCTACAGCGGTGATGCTTTTCGTTTGTACGGCGATTTGGCGTCTTATTGGGAAGAGCGGGGCTTGAATAGCTTTTCGCACAGCGCCAAATCTGTATTT comes from Sporolituus thermophilus DSM 23256 and encodes:
- a CDS encoding B12-binding domain-containing radical SAM protein; this translates as MKVLLLTLNAKYIHSSLALRYLREYCRPVCADIVVKEYSINNGLLDILGDIYREKPGVIGMACYIWNIEMTLTLAGLIKKVLPDTAIVLGGPEVSYDPAEVMVSHAAVDYIVQGEGEETLYRLLCSLQSGKGVAQIEGLAYRHEGRVVVNGGPQIVHDLSCIPFPYSDEDMAQLADKIIYYESSRGCPFSCQYCLSSATTGVRFFPLERVYRDMEFFIRHDVKQVKFVDRTFNAKKEHYFPLWQFLARQNCRTNFHFEIAADILDDEVLAFLAQVPPGRFQFEIGVQSTYEPTLAEIKRRNDWSRIARNVLKLRSYANIHLHLDLIVGLPYETYERFGRSFNDLYALQPHMLQIGFLKLLKGSGIRQRAGQHGYVFMDTAPYQVLANNYLTYGEVRKLQILEEVFNQTYNSGRFPATLRWLVDCYSGDAFRLYGDLASYWEERGLNSFSHSAKSVFGYVAEFCRYHRLNDAICLQLLKFDALAGEGGVRPEFLPWNGDEWEQVKTRFWRDEATVRRYLPDYCFTSWREIKRNYHIEVFEINIPHYLAGGELREERTVILFCYAQDRINYQIVQPHDFGM